The following are from one region of the Georgenia sp. M64 genome:
- a CDS encoding DUF3040 domain-containing protein → MPLSEYEQRMLQQMEQQLRSDDPKLANTLADRQRPDVRRLSLGALLFLLGLGGLVGGVATGWVWLGILGFLAMLGGVLLAISGPRGGAGPTVKGGRRPTGSGSTSAGFMQRQEDRWNRRNEERGNR, encoded by the coding sequence ATGCCTCTCTCCGAGTACGAGCAGCGCATGCTCCAGCAGATGGAGCAGCAGCTTCGCTCCGACGACCCCAAGCTCGCGAACACCCTCGCCGACCGTCAGCGCCCGGACGTGCGCCGCCTGAGCCTGGGCGCGCTGCTCTTCCTCCTGGGACTCGGCGGGCTGGTCGGCGGCGTGGCGACCGGGTGGGTGTGGCTGGGCATCCTCGGCTTCCTCGCCATGCTCGGCGGCGTCCTCCTCGCGATCTCCGGCCCGCGCGGCGGAGCGGGCCCCACCGTCAAGGGCGGCCGCCGCCCGACGGGCTCGGGTTCGACCTCGGCGGGGTTCATGCAGCGCCAGGAGGACCGGTGGAACCGGCGCAACGAGGAGCGGGGCAACCGCTGA
- the rsmH gene encoding 16S rRNA (cytosine(1402)-N(4))-methyltransferase RsmH produces MSEADAAALHVPVLAERCLDLLAPAVGAPGAVLVDATLGMGGHAEAALRRFPALRVVGIDRDPQAIALASARLAPFADRFTAVHTTYDHVDDVAAEHGRAGTVEGVLMDLGVSSLQLDAADRGFAYAQDAPLDMRMDQSTGISAAELLATADVAELRRILRVYGEEKFAGRIAAAIVRRRETCPLARTGELVEIVRENIPQAARRTGGNPAKRTFQALRIAVNGELEVLERALPRAVEALAVGGRIVVESYHSLEDRAVKTVLARGATSSAPPDMPVEPESHRPYLRLLTRGAEEADEAERARNPRATSVRLRAAERLRPTPDHLLPAPRRRYDA; encoded by the coding sequence ATGAGTGAGGCGGACGCAGCGGCGCTGCACGTCCCGGTGCTCGCCGAGCGCTGCCTCGATCTCCTCGCGCCGGCGGTCGGCGCGCCCGGTGCCGTGCTCGTCGACGCGACCCTGGGGATGGGCGGGCACGCCGAGGCCGCGCTGCGACGCTTCCCCGCACTGAGGGTCGTCGGCATCGACCGGGACCCCCAGGCGATCGCCCTCGCCTCGGCGCGCCTGGCGCCCTTCGCCGACCGGTTCACCGCCGTGCACACCACCTACGACCACGTCGACGACGTCGCCGCCGAGCACGGCCGCGCCGGGACGGTCGAGGGCGTCCTCATGGACCTGGGCGTCTCCTCCCTCCAGCTCGACGCCGCCGACCGCGGCTTCGCCTACGCCCAGGACGCCCCGCTGGACATGCGGATGGACCAGAGCACGGGCATCTCGGCCGCCGAGCTCCTCGCCACCGCCGACGTGGCCGAGTTGCGGCGCATCCTCCGGGTGTACGGCGAGGAGAAGTTCGCCGGTCGGATCGCCGCCGCCATCGTCCGGCGCCGCGAGACCTGTCCCCTGGCCCGGACGGGTGAGCTCGTCGAGATCGTCCGCGAGAACATCCCCCAGGCGGCGCGCCGGACGGGCGGCAACCCGGCCAAGCGCACCTTCCAGGCGCTGCGGATCGCGGTCAACGGCGAGCTCGAGGTCCTCGAGCGGGCCCTCCCGCGGGCGGTCGAGGCCCTCGCCGTCGGCGGACGGATCGTCGTCGAGTCCTACCACTCCCTCGAGGACCGGGCGGTCAAGACCGTCCTCGCCCGCGGCGCGACGTCCTCGGCGCCGCCGGACATGCCGGTCGAGCCCGAGTCGCACCGTCCCTACCTGCGCCTCCTCACCCGCGGCGCCGAGGAGGCCGACGAGGCCGAACGGGCCCGCAACCCCCGCGCCACCTCGGTCCGCCTGCGCGCCGCGGAACGTCTCCGCCCCACCCCCGACCACCTGCTCCCGGCCCCCCGAAGGAGGTACGACGCATGA
- a CDS encoding UDP-N-acetylmuramoyl-L-alanyl-D-glutamate--2,6-diaminopimelate ligase: MTSSPDDPLRPAAPAPRRLGDLAGAFALSPAGPGEGWASVEVAGVTADNRLVRGGELFAAHAGAHVHGARFVPAAVAAGARAVLTDPAGAELLAAADPGVPVLVTPDVPALLGRLAAEIYGHPGRALGTFAVTGTNGKTTTAFMVDHALRALGRRTGLIGTVEVRVGDRAVPATLTTPQPADLQALLAAMVAGGVDDLVMEVSSHALALGRVDPLVYDVAGFTNLTADHLDFHGDLEGYYAAKASLFDISRTGVVVADDRWGRRLAAETGDAVAALTTGPGGDWTVTDVEADATGSAFTLAHRDGRSLRTRTDLPGAFNVANAALAAAMVLTAGVAPAELEEALADAGGLSPQVPGRMEQLGDRPRVVVDFAHNTDALVQALAALRPTTTGRLHVVIGAAGDRDRAKRPAMGRAAVDGADTVIVTDDDPHDEPAAQIRAEVLAGTGGAAVREIADRAEAIRTAVLEADDDDTVLVAGRGHETVQEVAGVDHHLDDREEVRAALVLRAGGQHA; encoded by the coding sequence GTGACCTCCAGCCCCGATGACCCCCTGCGCCCGGCCGCGCCCGCACCCCGGCGCCTCGGCGACCTCGCCGGGGCGTTCGCCCTGTCACCCGCCGGTCCCGGCGAGGGGTGGGCGTCCGTCGAGGTCGCCGGCGTGACGGCGGACAACCGGCTGGTGCGCGGCGGTGAGCTCTTCGCCGCCCACGCCGGCGCCCACGTCCACGGCGCCCGCTTCGTCCCCGCGGCGGTCGCCGCCGGCGCCCGCGCCGTCCTGACCGACCCCGCCGGCGCGGAGCTGCTCGCGGCGGCCGACCCCGGCGTCCCGGTCCTCGTCACCCCCGACGTCCCCGCCCTGCTCGGGCGGCTCGCCGCCGAGATCTACGGCCACCCCGGCCGGGCGCTCGGGACCTTCGCCGTCACCGGCACGAACGGCAAGACGACGACGGCGTTCATGGTCGACCACGCCCTGCGGGCCCTGGGGCGCCGGACGGGCCTCATCGGCACGGTGGAGGTCCGCGTCGGGGACCGCGCCGTCCCCGCCACCCTCACCACCCCGCAGCCCGCCGACCTCCAGGCGCTGCTCGCGGCGATGGTCGCCGGCGGCGTCGACGACCTCGTCATGGAGGTCTCCTCCCACGCCCTGGCGCTGGGCCGGGTCGACCCGCTCGTCTACGACGTCGCCGGGTTCACCAACCTCACCGCCGACCACCTCGACTTCCACGGCGACCTCGAGGGCTACTACGCCGCCAAGGCCTCCCTGTTCGACATCTCGCGCACGGGCGTCGTCGTCGCGGACGACCGCTGGGGGCGGCGCCTCGCCGCGGAGACCGGCGACGCCGTCGCGGCCCTGACGACCGGGCCCGGCGGGGACTGGACCGTCACCGACGTCGAGGCCGACGCCACCGGCTCGGCGTTCACCCTCGCCCACCGGGACGGACGCAGCCTGCGCACCCGCACGGACCTGCCGGGCGCGTTCAACGTGGCCAACGCCGCCCTCGCGGCCGCCATGGTCCTCACCGCCGGGGTGGCGCCGGCCGAGCTCGAGGAGGCCCTCGCGGACGCCGGCGGGCTCAGCCCGCAGGTGCCCGGCCGCATGGAGCAGCTCGGCGACCGCCCCCGTGTGGTCGTCGACTTCGCCCACAACACCGACGCGCTCGTCCAGGCCCTGGCCGCCCTGCGCCCGACGACCACCGGCCGCCTCCACGTCGTGATCGGCGCGGCCGGCGACCGCGACCGCGCGAAGCGGCCCGCGATGGGCCGGGCCGCCGTCGACGGCGCCGACACGGTCATCGTCACCGACGACGACCCCCACGACGAGCCAGCGGCACAGATCCGCGCCGAGGTCCTCGCCGGCACCGGCGGCGCGGCGGTGCGCGAGATCGCCGACCGGGCCGAGGCCATCCGCACGGCGGTCCTCGAGGCCGACGACGACGACACCGTCCTCGTGGCCGGCCGCGGCCACGAGACGGTCCAGGAGGTCGCCGGGGTGGACCACCACCTCGACGACCGCGAGGAGGTGCGCGCGGCCCTGGTGCTGCGCGCGGGAGGACAGCACGCATGA
- the dinB gene encoding DNA polymerase IV, with the protein MSRAPRGERAGRSWGDDDTGCTVLHVDMDAFFAAVEVLDRPELRGLPVVVGGEHRGVVTSATYEARAFGVHSAMPVARARALCPQAVFLPTRHGRYSEVSRQVMAVLAEVTPVMEQVSIDEAFLDVSGALRRMGPPVTIARWVRREVRARTGVTASVGVAATKHVAKLASTHAKPDGLLLVPAAATVPFLHSLPVGALSGVGEKTRQVLERRGWDTVAELAATPLPVLHRTLGVAAGQRLHDLAWGVDPRPVTPGRVEKSVGTETTFAEDVTDRQLLDRVLLDQSHQCAARLRADGMLCSTVSVKVRMADFTTLTRSRTLAAPTDLARDLAAAARDLLAGVAVPAAGVRLLGVRAERLVSASAGVQAMLDDDPHQARAERAMDGVRARFGPAVLRPASLLGGRPGGRPGPS; encoded by the coding sequence GTGAGCCGGGCTCCGCGCGGTGAGCGGGCCGGACGGTCCTGGGGCGACGACGACACCGGGTGCACCGTCCTGCACGTGGACATGGACGCGTTCTTCGCCGCCGTGGAGGTCCTCGACCGCCCCGAGCTGCGCGGGCTGCCCGTCGTCGTGGGCGGTGAGCACCGTGGGGTGGTGACCTCGGCGACCTACGAGGCCCGGGCCTTCGGCGTGCACTCCGCCATGCCGGTGGCCCGCGCGCGGGCCCTGTGCCCGCAGGCGGTGTTCCTGCCCACCCGCCACGGGCGCTACTCCGAGGTCTCGCGCCAGGTGATGGCCGTCCTGGCGGAGGTCACCCCGGTGATGGAGCAGGTGAGCATCGATGAGGCCTTCCTCGACGTCTCGGGCGCCCTGCGCCGCATGGGCCCGCCGGTGACGATCGCCCGGTGGGTCCGCCGCGAGGTGCGGGCGCGCACCGGGGTGACGGCCTCGGTCGGCGTGGCGGCCACCAAGCACGTGGCCAAGCTCGCCTCGACCCACGCCAAGCCGGACGGGCTCCTCCTCGTCCCCGCCGCCGCCACCGTCCCCTTCCTCCACTCCCTCCCCGTCGGGGCGCTGTCGGGCGTGGGGGAGAAGACCCGGCAGGTGCTCGAGCGGCGCGGCTGGGACACGGTCGCCGAGCTCGCCGCCACACCGCTGCCGGTGCTCCACCGCACCCTGGGGGTCGCCGCCGGTCAGCGCCTGCACGACCTCGCGTGGGGCGTCGACCCACGCCCGGTGACGCCCGGGCGGGTCGAGAAGTCCGTGGGCACGGAGACGACCTTCGCCGAGGACGTCACCGACCGGCAGCTCCTCGACCGGGTCCTGCTGGACCAGTCCCACCAGTGCGCCGCCCGCCTCCGCGCGGACGGCATGCTCTGCTCGACCGTCTCGGTCAAGGTCCGGATGGCCGACTTCACCACGCTGACCAGGTCCCGCACGCTCGCGGCCCCCACCGACCTCGCCCGCGACCTCGCCGCCGCCGCGCGCGACCTCCTCGCCGGGGTGGCGGTGCCCGCCGCCGGGGTCCGGCTCCTCGGGGTCCGGGCGGAGCGGCTGGTCAGCGCCTCGGCCGGGGTCCAGGCGATGCTCGACGACGACCCGCACCAGGCGCGGGCCGAACGGGCGATGGACGGCGTCCGTGCGCGGTTCGGGCCGGCCGTGCTCCGGCCGGCGTCGCTGCTCGGCGGGCGGCCGGGCGGGCGTCCCGGGCCCTCGTGA
- a CDS encoding MFS transporter produces the protein MPSLTAPAPARAAYLVWAAALAVYVVAVTGRTSLGVAGLQAAERFDISATTLSLFSVVQLAVYAAAQVPVGILLDRIGSRTVLAAGALLLAAGQVMLAVVDTLPLALAARVLVGAGDATAFVSVLRLVPAWFPARRVPLLNQVTGLVGATGQILSAVPFMALLLAAGWTTAFTSLAALGVLLGILAAVVVRDRPARERDTVQPVGTGSEVPPAPVDVPPRTRVPMRAVLREPGTWLGFFTHFVGLFPANTFTLLWGVPFLTAGQGLSPVAASTLLTVAALSGIVVGPVTGELTARHPLRRSWLVAGAVAATIAGWASVLAASTPRPVWQLALLVVLLTVSATASNVGFDFARTFVPPARLGTATGLVNVGGFVASLISIYLVGLVLDLVRPDGDYVLDDFRLALSTQALVWAVGLTGFVLARRATRRRMAARGVVVPPVRDVVARILAERRDRS, from the coding sequence GTGCCGTCCCTCACCGCCCCCGCGCCCGCCCGCGCGGCCTACCTCGTGTGGGCGGCGGCCCTGGCGGTGTACGTCGTCGCCGTCACGGGGCGCACGTCCCTGGGCGTCGCCGGGCTCCAGGCCGCCGAGCGGTTCGACATCTCCGCCACCACGCTCTCGCTCTTCTCGGTCGTCCAGCTCGCGGTCTACGCCGCCGCGCAGGTGCCCGTCGGGATCCTGCTCGACCGGATCGGCAGCCGGACCGTGCTCGCGGCGGGGGCCCTCCTGCTCGCCGCCGGCCAGGTGATGCTCGCGGTCGTCGACACCCTTCCCCTCGCGCTCGCGGCCCGTGTGCTCGTCGGGGCCGGCGACGCGACCGCGTTCGTCTCGGTCCTGCGGCTGGTGCCGGCCTGGTTCCCCGCGCGCCGGGTGCCCCTGCTCAACCAGGTCACCGGCCTCGTCGGTGCCACCGGGCAGATCCTCTCGGCCGTGCCCTTCATGGCGCTCCTCCTCGCGGCGGGCTGGACCACCGCCTTCACCTCCCTCGCCGCCCTCGGCGTCCTCCTCGGCATCCTGGCCGCGGTCGTCGTCCGCGACCGTCCCGCCCGCGAGCGGGACACGGTCCAGCCCGTCGGCACCGGTTCGGAGGTCCCACCCGCCCCGGTGGACGTCCCGCCGCGGACCCGCGTCCCGATGCGTGCCGTGCTGCGCGAGCCGGGGACCTGGCTGGGGTTCTTCACCCACTTCGTCGGGCTCTTCCCGGCCAACACGTTCACGCTGCTGTGGGGCGTGCCGTTCCTCACGGCCGGGCAGGGCCTGAGCCCCGTCGCCGCGAGCACCCTGCTCACCGTCGCCGCCCTGTCGGGCATCGTCGTGGGACCGGTCACCGGGGAGCTGACGGCGCGCCACCCCCTGCGCCGCTCGTGGCTCGTGGCCGGGGCGGTCGCGGCGACGATCGCGGGCTGGGCCTCGGTGCTGGCGGCGAGCACGCCGCGCCCGGTCTGGCAGCTCGCCCTGCTCGTGGTGCTCCTCACCGTCTCCGCCACCGCGTCGAACGTGGGCTTCGACTTCGCGCGCACCTTCGTCCCGCCCGCGCGGCTGGGCACCGCCACGGGTCTGGTCAACGTCGGGGGGTTCGTCGCGTCCCTCATCTCCATCTACCTCGTCGGACTCGTCCTCGACCTCGTCCGGCCCGACGGCGACTACGTGCTCGACGACTTCCGCCTGGCGCTGAGCACCCAGGCCCTGGTGTGGGCGGTCGGCCTCACCGGCTTCGTCCTGGCGCGCCGGGCGACCCGGCGCCGCATGGCCGCGCGCGGCGTGGTCGTGCCCCCGGTGCGCGACGTCGTCGCCCGGATCCTCGCCGAGCGGCGCGACCGGTCCTGA
- the mraZ gene encoding division/cell wall cluster transcriptional repressor MraZ, with protein sequence MFLGTHAPRLDDKGRLILPAKFRDQLATGVVLTKGQERCLYAFPTRDFEEMHQRLRQAPLASKQARDYLRVFLSGATDDLPDKQGRITIPPPLRRYAGLERDLAVIGAGSRIEIWDAGAWEAYLAEQEQAFAETAEEVIPGLF encoded by the coding sequence GTGTTCCTGGGAACCCATGCACCTCGTCTCGACGACAAGGGTCGGCTGATCCTGCCCGCGAAGTTCCGTGACCAGCTCGCCACCGGCGTCGTCCTGACCAAGGGGCAGGAGCGGTGTCTGTACGCCTTCCCCACCCGCGACTTCGAGGAGATGCACCAGCGCCTGCGCCAGGCCCCCCTGGCGAGCAAGCAGGCCCGCGACTACCTGAGGGTCTTCCTCTCCGGCGCCACCGACGACCTCCCCGACAAGCAGGGCCGGATCACCATCCCGCCCCCGCTGCGCCGCTACGCCGGCCTCGAGCGCGACCTCGCCGTCATCGGCGCGGGCTCCCGCATCGAGATCTGGGACGCCGGCGCCTGGGAGGCCTACCTCGCCGAGCAGGAGCAGGCCTTCGCCGAGACCGCCGAGGAGGTCATCCCCGGCCTCTTCTGA
- a CDS encoding fused MFS/spermidine synthase: MPDRPRRRPAPRTPAVELPTEPVTTSMATATLRREPGAPTLVTLVLDGAESSCLDLADPAHLEFEYMEQMALVVEAARPTGPLRALHLGAAGCALPRALEARRPGSTQVAVEIDEVLARLVREWFDLPRSPRLRIRTGDARAVLDSLPDRSWEVVVRDVFARGEVPRHVRTVEAAGSAQRVLTADGLYLVNLTDHPPLHRARAEVAALQDTFPHVLLIADPAILRGRRYGNVLLAASAAPLPVAALDRALRRLPLPVRLVEGSALRDFRGSVPAARDEPAGPSQQVAPAG, translated from the coding sequence GTGCCCGACCGCCCCCGACGCCGCCCAGCGCCGCGCACCCCGGCCGTCGAGCTCCCCACCGAGCCGGTCACCACCTCCATGGCCACGGCCACGCTGCGCCGGGAGCCCGGGGCACCGACGCTGGTCACGCTCGTCCTCGACGGCGCCGAGAGCTCGTGCCTCGACCTGGCCGACCCGGCCCACCTGGAGTTCGAGTACATGGAGCAGATGGCGCTCGTCGTCGAGGCGGCGCGCCCGACCGGGCCGCTGCGGGCCCTGCACCTGGGGGCCGCGGGGTGTGCCCTGCCGCGGGCCCTCGAGGCGCGCCGGCCCGGCTCCACCCAGGTCGCCGTCGAGATCGACGAGGTGCTCGCCCGGCTCGTCCGCGAGTGGTTCGACCTGCCCCGCTCCCCCCGCCTGCGCATCCGCACCGGCGACGCCCGCGCGGTCCTCGACTCGCTGCCGGACCGCTCGTGGGAGGTGGTGGTCCGGGACGTGTTCGCCCGCGGGGAGGTCCCGCGCCACGTCCGCACCGTCGAGGCGGCCGGGTCCGCCCAGCGGGTGCTGACGGCGGACGGTCTCTACCTCGTCAACCTCACGGACCACCCGCCCCTGCACCGGGCCCGCGCCGAGGTGGCGGCGCTCCAGGACACCTTCCCCCACGTGCTGCTGATCGCCGACCCCGCCATCCTGCGTGGTCGCCGGTACGGCAACGTCCTCCTCGCGGCGAGCGCGGCGCCCCTGCCGGTGGCCGCGCTCGACCGAGCCCTGCGCCGTCTGCCGCTGCCCGTGCGCCTCGTCGAGGGCAGCGCGCTGCGGGACTTCCGGGGCAGCGTGCCGGCCGCACGCGACGAGCCCGCCGGCCCCTCGCAGCAAGTGGCGCCCGCCGGCTGA
- a CDS encoding penicillin-binding protein 2 yields MSAGAVRTRTHVRRQAALVAVLTVLLVFSGRLVYVQAFQGPELAEQAKDDRTRTSAIRAPRGDILDADGEVLATSVERFNIGVNQRLVKNYVVTNEDEEVVGRGAAAAAEALAPLLGRDKAELGAQLVGDSTFVYLAKGLTPEQWREIDALRIPGIEPEETTERIYPNGTTAGNVLGFVGADGQGLAGLELTYDDALTGTDGSLTVEIGGTGQVIPTGHREEVPAAPGRTVHTTIDRDLQYFAQRSIDEAVATHGGAWGAVVVEEIGTGRILALADSGTVDPNDFQSWDAQDRGSRAVQSPYEPGSTGKLPTFAIALEQGLVTPDTVFTVPDTLTMPNGQTFRDNSPHATETLTTTGVLQMSSNTGTVQIGDLVDDRARFELLRAFGFGERTGIELPGESAGVVRDPDTWDRRTRYTTMFGQGMSVTLLQNTSMVATLGNDGVRMDPHVVDGTTDGDGVFAPTEVADGEEVVSPATAETMLAMMETVVADGGTGPQGAVPGYRVAAKTGTAEILDAAGGLSNRLGSFVGVAPAEDPRVAVGVVVYRGAGTSYGGTVAAPTFREVTAFALREMGVAPSTEPPPTLALTPEQG; encoded by the coding sequence GTGAGCGCCGGCGCCGTGCGCACCCGCACCCATGTGCGGCGTCAGGCCGCGCTCGTCGCGGTGCTGACGGTGCTGCTCGTCTTCTCCGGCCGTCTCGTCTACGTCCAGGCGTTCCAGGGGCCCGAGCTGGCCGAGCAGGCCAAGGACGACCGCACCCGCACCTCGGCGATCCGGGCCCCGCGCGGTGACATCCTCGACGCCGACGGCGAGGTGCTGGCCACCTCCGTGGAGCGCTTCAACATCGGGGTCAACCAGCGGCTCGTCAAGAACTACGTCGTCACGAACGAGGACGAGGAGGTCGTCGGTCGGGGCGCGGCCGCGGCCGCCGAGGCTCTCGCGCCGCTGCTGGGCCGGGACAAGGCCGAGCTCGGCGCCCAGCTCGTGGGCGACTCCACGTTCGTCTACCTCGCCAAGGGCCTGACCCCGGAGCAGTGGCGCGAGATCGACGCGCTGCGGATCCCGGGCATCGAGCCGGAGGAGACGACGGAGCGCATCTACCCCAACGGCACCACCGCCGGGAACGTCCTGGGGTTCGTCGGCGCGGACGGCCAGGGCCTCGCGGGTCTCGAGCTCACCTACGACGACGCCCTCACGGGCACCGACGGCTCGCTCACGGTGGAGATCGGCGGCACCGGCCAGGTCATCCCCACCGGCCACCGCGAGGAGGTCCCGGCGGCCCCCGGCCGCACGGTGCACACCACCATCGACCGGGACCTGCAGTACTTCGCCCAGCGCAGCATCGACGAGGCCGTGGCCACCCACGGCGGTGCGTGGGGCGCCGTCGTCGTGGAGGAGATCGGCACCGGGCGCATCCTCGCCCTGGCCGACTCCGGCACCGTCGACCCCAACGACTTCCAGTCCTGGGACGCGCAGGACCGCGGCTCCCGGGCGGTCCAGAGCCCCTACGAGCCCGGCTCGACGGGCAAGCTGCCCACGTTCGCCATCGCGCTCGAGCAGGGCCTCGTCACCCCGGACACCGTCTTCACCGTGCCGGACACGCTCACCATGCCCAACGGCCAGACGTTCCGCGACAACAGCCCCCACGCCACCGAGACCCTCACCACCACGGGCGTGCTCCAGATGTCGTCCAACACCGGGACGGTCCAGATCGGCGACCTGGTCGACGACCGCGCGCGCTTCGAGCTCCTGCGGGCCTTCGGCTTCGGCGAGCGGACCGGCATCGAGCTGCCTGGCGAGAGCGCCGGCGTCGTGCGCGACCCGGACACGTGGGACAGGCGCACCCGCTACACGACGATGTTCGGCCAGGGCATGTCGGTGACCCTGCTGCAGAACACCTCCATGGTGGCCACCCTCGGCAACGACGGCGTCCGGATGGACCCGCACGTCGTGGACGGCACCACCGACGGTGACGGCGTCTTCGCCCCCACCGAGGTCGCCGACGGCGAGGAGGTCGTCAGCCCGGCCACCGCCGAGACCATGCTGGCGATGATGGAGACGGTGGTCGCCGACGGCGGCACGGGCCCGCAGGGGGCGGTGCCCGGGTACCGCGTGGCGGCCAAGACCGGCACCGCCGAGATCCTCGACGCCGCCGGCGGCCTGAGCAACCGGCTCGGGTCCTTCGTCGGCGTGGCCCCCGCGGAGGACCCGCGGGTCGCCGTCGGCGTGGTCGTCTACCGCGGCGCGGGCACCTCGTACGGCGGCACGGTCGCCGCCCCCACCTTCCGCGAGGTGACGGCGTTCGCGCTGCGCGAGATGGGCGTCGCGCCCAGCACCGAGCCCCCGCCCACGCTGGCCCTGACCCCGGAGCAGGGGTGA